The Salminus brasiliensis chromosome 22, fSalBra1.hap2, whole genome shotgun sequence genomic interval GTGTTCAGCCACAATGCTACCGTGGCCATGAGGGACAATAAGCTGTGTCTGATGTGGAGGGTAGGGAACCTTCGCAAGAGCCATCTGGTAGAGGCCCACGTTCGGGCTCAGCTGCTCAGATCTCGCACTACAGCAGAGGGAGAGTTCATCCCTCTCGACCAAATGGACATCGACGTAGGTTTCGACAGTGGCATCGACCGCATCTTCCTGGTTTCTCCCATCACAATTGTCCATGAGATAGATGAGGACAGCCCCTTCTATGACATGAGCAAGCAGGAGCTGGACAGCTCGGAGTTCGAGATCGTGGTGATCTTGGAAGGCATGGTGGAGGCCACTGCCATGACCACGCAGTGTCGCAGCTCGTACCTGGCCAGCGAGATCCTCTGGGGCCATCGCTTCGAGCCTGTGCTGTTTGAGGAGAAGAACTACTACAAGGTAGACTATTCTCGCTTTCACAAGACCTACGAAGTTCCCAGCACCCCCCTTTGCAGCGCGAGGGAACTTGCAGAGAAAAAATACATCCTTTCCAACCCCAACTCCTTCTGTTACGAGAACGAGGTGGTGCTTCCGAAcaaagaggagaaggaggaaggGGACGGGGGTGGACTGGGGCCCATGAACACGCACACCGACACTGGCTCGGACTCTGACCACAATCAGGCCGGTGTCCCTCTAGAGCCGCGGCCGCTGAGGCGAGAGTCGGAAATATGACTGCACCGACCTCACGGGAAGGTCTAGCAGAATCCTGCTATTCAAATAGACATTTAGTGCTGGACTGAGGCCTCCAGGGGATGCAGACTTAAGCTGACGGTACAGCTGTGAAGAGGGGTTAATCGACAAACTGAACAAGAGTGTTCTTACGAATATGCATGacttaaaaacacaaaatgagacaaaaaaaaaaaacagactagAGGCATTGCACTGTAAAAGGAGTGCACGTAacggggagggaggggggtcaTCCCATTATGCAACACTACCTTTTAGACCGTTGATTCTGTATGTCATGAAGTGGGGAGGATGTAACTGCTATGCAAAACTTGAAAACATCAGGCATGTTCTCCTGTGCATTTGTCCACCAGTGTGAGATGAAAAGACAAGTGTATTCCTTGGCGATGCTTAGGTTGATGCTTTGAAATCTGTTGCTAGATATGCGACAGAGCTCATCTACATGAAACTCGACGCTTACTGAAAAGAAGGCCGAGCTGATTCAGCATGTTTATTCGTACCTTAATTTATCCTGAACTCAAGTACTGTTAGCGATCGCGTTGGTAGAAAATTGGTTACgctagaaaacagaaaggaaagtTTCGTTAGCCAAACAGTGCAATAACCTAAGgacacagatatatatataaatgctctCACTGTATCAGTATAGAAGGCGTTTAGAATGCTATCATGATATCGGATAGCCGCTATCAGTGTAGCCTGGTTTTCCATAGTATAAGAATGATGACATGCGCATCAGCGTGTATTTATTACCGTGTCCCACCGCATATTTTTCTATGTTCAGTATGAGTCTAAGGGCCTCGGTTGGATCAGAGGTCTCCTTGAAACCTTGAAGTCCTTTAAGGGACTTATGATATAGGTATGTGTGACCTGTGGCCACAAAGCAAAGAATTCACTTACTGTTCATGGAAGGAGAGCGAGGCTCAACCGCAGGCTTCGCAGGAGTGTAGGAGCCTGGGGAAAATGCAAGGAACATGCCTGTTTACAGCGCTAGCTCCCACAGGGTCAGAACGGTGTCACAGCCAGACACAGCAGTCATCCCGTCCACtgggacagagagagtgagaatgtgCTAATGAATGTTTTTCTATACATGCTGCTATGTTGCATATTATAGTAGGGTTTTGGAGAAGACTGAAACCAAAGAGTATTCTAAACCAATCTGTCATGAAGAACGCATCAGATTCTTATACAGATGCTAGAAGTAGGTCTAtcggaagaaaaaaaagaaaaactcctTTGCAAATGGAgagatttttgtttgtttgtttgtttgttgcttGTTTTTCAATACACATGTTTATTTTATCAGCTATTTTCATATTCAAAGCCAAATGTTTGTAAGACAAAGATAAAGAAGTAATGTATAAGGAAACCCATTAGAAAAACGAAGGCTACAGGTTAGCCTctcgtgttttttttgtttttttaagtagtccCTTACCCCTCCCCCCCTAGCGTCAGTGTTACTAATACTTTAGTGCTACATAAGTGTTTTGAGGTTATACAACTGTTGCTAGAAACCTGTAGATTTGAAGCAACTTGTATGAATTGAACATATATTCTTTTACAAAGAGAAAAACATAGATGTGCAATTTGtaaaactgcactgtattacgGCCTGGAGATTCAAGGTAGCTAATCTTTGTAGCATCGGATAGGGAACGAAGGCTATCCTACACTTTACCCTCTCAAAGTTTGCCTCGTCTAATGTTTCACGTCTTCTCAATCAACACTAACCTCTGACTTTGCCTGACAAACTGCAATACAACCCTAATGGCTCATTCGGGACGTGTACCAGGGCATTGGAAGCTGGGTAGGAATGGGTAATTAGACCGAGATCACATGCCGTGATCCAATAGCACGACCGCGTCACCAGCATTGCGCTCAGGACTGCACATCAGACGTGTGCCCAAGCTATCACATAGCCCCTGATTTCGTGATATCAGACGATGTCATGCTATTGAAACCACTCTGCACCAGTCTCTGTACTTTACTAACATCGTTGTAAAGCGTCTACCAGAGCATACTCTCTCCAAACGCTCTCTAAAAGGAGATAATAAAAATCAGACCAACagatccttttctttttttctttttttttctgttgttttcacGAACAGACACATGGCGTATTGACTGTGTGAAGCATACGAATCAAGATGAATCGGTATTCGTTTTGTTTTAGACTCCGTTTCTGTGCTGCGTTTATTTGACAAACACTAGGTTAGTAGCCATGATCAGTAGGCCTGATGAGTACTGACCTACAGATGGTTCTATCACAAACAGACTAAAGAGCCCCTTTAAATGACTGAATGCCTACATGCAGCGTTTCTCCTCGGTTTGTAAATATCCCAGTACCTTTTGCAGTCTTTTTGTATCAGTCTTCCTTGtactgcaaaaaaagaaaacaaaaacaaaaaacaatggaATGTACAGatttttatattatgattaatattattgaagttattattattgttataattattGTACATGctattttatttccttttttcaataaaatatgaatgaatgatCAAATTGTATTCTGCTTGGTGTGTACAAATGTTTATGGGAGAGATCAACACTGTACAAAATAGACAATATGCACTAAAATGAAGTAATGAGCAATGAGACCAACATGAATttaatagataatagataatatATTTTCATGACCCTCTATTGCATGTTCtaaaacaatttaaaatagtCAATAGTTAGTTATacactttattttaaaatataaattaaatcagTTTAGAATGAATGGgttaagaaaatatatattaaaatatatagataaacaTATAGATAGATTGCATATATAACTGTGGCCTTGTAGCAACATCTTGGGACTGTAATcaacaaaaatgtaatatttgaaCTTACTTTAACTTTATTTCAGAAAGTTAGTTAACTTGAAATAATTGTTCTTTTCAATTTGATATTTGAATGCGATTCATAATAAtactatttatgtaaatttaaattaactaattttctttgttattattttattttaagcacccgttttttactgaaaaatagaATGCACAAACCTGTGATACTCTGGACCACCAATGattttatcaataatatataatttaaaaaaatattttatttactttttaaataaacatttatgcatttatggtttttatgcatgttttttttttttcagggagGTTTATAGGTGTACTCCAAATAAGAAATGAGTGATGTCATCACCGTCACACaaacatttttgcttttttactttttgtaaataaataaataaataaataaataaaaataaaaaagcccatgatgaatgaaccaatagaaatgctccaaattgacttggaataaaatcttttacatatatatatatatatatatatatatatatatatatatatatatatatattacagtatattatatatattacagcaATAATTTTACAATTCAGGCAGCGAAGGGTTACATGTAATTTTTCCATTCTCCTCTGCAATATTCATCATGGAAATATCAGTGTCCCACTCACAGATGCAATTTAAAAGGCATAAGAGGTCAGCTATGTTTTAAACAGCCCTTACCACTTAAAACATTCATACAGCAGTGGCCATTTTCTTGAACATTAAGCAGGACCAAGAGCTTCTTCGAGAGGCTTGGCACTTCTCTCTTCTTTGTCACACTccctctccatctgtctctctccttctactCATCGCCTCGTCACGCTTTCAGCGAAAAAAATGACTTGCCTGCAGATACAGAAGTCAGGTGTTTGGAAACCCATCATCCAGGCCAAAAGAAAAGTGCCGTGTCATACTCTGAGTGGACAGTCAGACTGTTGAAGGCCATCTTCGTAACGTCCACATGCTGTTGTATAATTATTATCTAACCATCTGGAATCCCAGCTGGCTCTTCTCGCTCCAGAGTGGCACGGACTGAAGGTGAAAAGACCATGATGCTGCGCTTCTGAGTGTAATCCACTGTCATT includes:
- the kcnj2a gene encoding inward rectifier potassium channel 2a; the encoded protein is MGSVRANRYSIVSSEEDGMKLATMAVPNGYGNGKSKVHTRHQPQSRFVKKDGHCNVQFINVSEKGQRYLADIFTTCVDIRWRWMFVIFCLAFLLSWLFFGCIFWLVAIFHGDLENTSPKCVSNVSTFTAAFLFSIETQTTIGYGYRYVTDECPVAVFMVVFQSIVGCIIDAFIIGAVMAKMAKPKKRNETLVFSHNATVAMRDNKLCLMWRVGNLRKSHLVEAHVRAQLLRSRTTAEGEFIPLDQMDIDVGFDSGIDRIFLVSPITIVHEIDEDSPFYDMSKQELDSSEFEIVVILEGMVEATAMTTQCRSSYLASEILWGHRFEPVLFEEKNYYKVDYSRFHKTYEVPSTPLCSARELAEKKYILSNPNSFCYENEVVLPNKEEKEEGDGGGLGPMNTHTDTGSDSDHNQAGVPLEPRPLRRESEI